One window of Arvicola amphibius chromosome 6, mArvAmp1.2, whole genome shotgun sequence genomic DNA carries:
- the LOC119816572 gene encoding zinc finger protein 120-like isoform X4 → MNTVTYDDLHIDFTWKEWALLNPSQKNLYKDVMLETYRNLATIGYSWEDHRIEEYYQSSRRPKRVTFGTEGVGESVAKMEKLFWTEDNSESRRQVSSSSKYLIQSFVLSNLHSISAQYNERYKCKV, encoded by the exons AATACAGTGACCTATGATGATTTACATATCGACTTCACTTGGAAAGAGTGGGctttgctgaatccttcccagaaaaatctctacaaagatgtgatgctggagacctacaggaaTCTTGCTACTATAG GATACAGTTGGGAAGACCATAGAATTGAGGAATATTATCAGAGTTCTAGAAGACctaaaag GGTCACTTTTGGGACTGAAGGTGTTGGTGAATCAGTTGCTAAAATGGAGAAATTATTTTGGACTGAGGATAATTCTGAATCGAGGAGGCAAGTGTCATCTTCATCAAAATATCTCATCCAGAGCTTTGTTCTTTCAAACCTCCATTCAATATCAGCACAGTACAATGAAAGATACAAGTGCAAGGTTTGA
- the LOC119816572 gene encoding zinc finger protein 120-like isoform X6, which yields MNTVTYDDLHIDFTWKEWALLNPSQKNLYKDVMLETYRNLATIGYSWEDHRIEEYYQSSRRPKRPEEGTRSHYRWL from the exons AATACAGTGACCTATGATGATTTACATATCGACTTCACTTGGAAAGAGTGGGctttgctgaatccttcccagaaaaatctctacaaagatgtgatgctggagacctacaggaaTCTTGCTACTATAG GATACAGTTGGGAAGACCATAGAATTGAGGAATATTATCAGAGTTCTAGAAGACctaaaag gccagaagagggcaccagatctcattacaggtggttgtga
- the LOC119816572 gene encoding zinc finger protein 556-like isoform X3: protein MNTVTYDDLHIDFTWKEWALLNPSQKNLYKDVMLETYRNLATIGSLLGLKVLVNQLLKWRNYFGLRIILNRGGKCHLHQNISSRALFFQTSIQYQHSTMKDTSARFERKLENRPMFHFKLLELLLERATLQ from the exons AATACAGTGACCTATGATGATTTACATATCGACTTCACTTGGAAAGAGTGGGctttgctgaatccttcccagaaaaatctctacaaagatgtgatgctggagacctacaggaaTCTTGCTACTATAG GGTCACTTTTGGGACTGAAGGTGTTGGTGAATCAGTTGCTAAAATGGAGAAATTATTTTGGACTGAGGATAATTCTGAATCGAGGAGGCAAGTGTCATCTTCATCAAAATATCTCATCCAGAGCTTTGTTCTTTCAAACCTCCATTCAATATCAGCACAGTACAATGAAAGATACAAGTGCAAGGTTTGAGAGGAAATTGGAAAATAGACCTATGTTTCATTTTAAGCTCCTGGAGTTGCTTCTAGAGAGGGCAACCTTACAGTAG
- the LOC119816572 gene encoding zinc finger protein 431-like isoform X1, with translation MNTVTYDDLHIDFTWKEWALLNPSQKNLYKDVMLETYRNLATIGYSWEDHRIEEYYQSSRRPKRYERSHTGGKTSKYTLCLKDFANDSHLQRLERIQTGKKPYKCNQCGKAFAHHGSFRVHKRTHTGEKPYKCNQCGKSFACPSNQRLHERTHTGDKPYECDQCDKAFARSSNLHIHKRTHTAEKPYECNQCGKAFARQSHLQSHERTHTGEKPYECNQCGKAFTRHFTLQIHKGTHTGEKPYECNLCGKSFACHRTLKLHKRTHTGEKPYECNQCGKVFTYRCNLHMHKKIHTGEKPYECHQCGKTFTHHNKLQSHKRTHTGEKPYECNQCGKTFAYHSALQVHKRIHTGEKPYECSQCGNTFAHYSTFIRHESIHTGEKPYKCNQCGKAFARKSHLQNHERTHTGEKPYECN, from the exons AATACAGTGACCTATGATGATTTACATATCGACTTCACTTGGAAAGAGTGGGctttgctgaatccttcccagaaaaatctctacaaagatgtgatgctggagacctacaggaaTCTTGCTACTATAG GATACAGTTGGGAAGACCATAGAATTGAGGAATATTATCAGAGTTCTAGAAGACctaaaag GTatgaaagaagtcatactggAGGGAAAACATCTAAATATACTCTATGTCTTAAAGACTTTGCAAATGATAGTCATCTTCAAAGGCTTGAAAGAATTCAGACTGGaaagaaaccctataaatgtaatcaatgtggtaaagcatttgcaCATCACGGTAGTTTCCGAgtccataaaagaacacatacaggagagaaaccgtataaatgtaatcagtgtggtaaatcCTTTGCATGCCCCAGTAATCAACGAttacatgaaagaacacatactggagacaaaccctatgaatgtgatcaatgtgataaagcctttgcACGTTCTTCTAATctccatatacataaaagaacacatactgcagagaagccctatgaatgtaatcaatgtggcaAAGCCTTTGCACGTCAGAGTCATCTTCAGAGCCATGAAAggacccatactggagagaaaccctacgaaTGTAaccagtgtggtaaagcctttacacGTCACTTTACTCTTCAAATACATAAaggaacacatactggagagaaaccctatgaatgtaatctgtGTGGTAAATCCTTTGCTTGTCACCGTACTCTCAaattgcataaaagaacacatactggagagaaaccttatgaatgtaaccAATGTGGTAAAGTCTTTACATATCGCTGTAatcttcatatgcataaaaaaatacatactggagagaaaccctatgaatgtcaTCAGTGTGGTAAAACCTTTACACATCACAATAAACttcaaagtcataaaagaacacatactggagagaaaccctatgaatgtaatcaatgtggcaAAACCTTTGCATATCATAGTGCACTCCAagtacataaaagaatacatactggagagaaaccatatgagTGTAGTCAATGTGGTAACACCTTTGCACATTACAGTACTTTTATAAGACATGAAAgtatacatactggagagaagccctataaatgtaatcaatgtggtaaagcctttgcacgtaAGAGTCATCTTCAAAACCATGAAAggacccatactggagagaaaccctatgaatgtaattaG
- the LOC119816572 gene encoding zinc finger protein 120-like isoform X5, protein MNTVTYDDLHIDFTWKEWALLNPSQKNLYKDVMLETYRNLATIGYSWEDHRIEEYYQSSRRPKRAEQLETNKRYPTTTSRCLQDVRLSVTYPVPCVPIYCHVTTMMTTD, encoded by the exons AATACAGTGACCTATGATGATTTACATATCGACTTCACTTGGAAAGAGTGGGctttgctgaatccttcccagaaaaatctctacaaagatgtgatgctggagacctacaggaaTCTTGCTACTATAG GATACAGTTGGGAAGACCATAGAATTGAGGAATATTATCAGAGTTCTAGAAGACctaaaag ggctgagcagctggaaacaaacaagaggtATCCCACAACAACTTcccgttgcctgcaagatgtaagactctcagttACTTATCCAGTACCATGTGTGCCTATATATTGCCATGTCACCACCATGATGACAacggactga
- the LOC119816572 gene encoding zinc finger protein 431-like isoform X2 → MLETYRNLATIGYSWEDHRIEEYYQSSRRPKRYERSHTGGKTSKYTLCLKDFANDSHLQRLERIQTGKKPYKCNQCGKAFAHHGSFRVHKRTHTGEKPYKCNQCGKSFACPSNQRLHERTHTGDKPYECDQCDKAFARSSNLHIHKRTHTAEKPYECNQCGKAFARQSHLQSHERTHTGEKPYECNQCGKAFTRHFTLQIHKGTHTGEKPYECNLCGKSFACHRTLKLHKRTHTGEKPYECNQCGKVFTYRCNLHMHKKIHTGEKPYECHQCGKTFTHHNKLQSHKRTHTGEKPYECNQCGKTFAYHSALQVHKRIHTGEKPYECSQCGNTFAHYSTFIRHESIHTGEKPYKCNQCGKAFARKSHLQNHERTHTGEKPYECN, encoded by the exons atgctggagacctacaggaaTCTTGCTACTATAG GATACAGTTGGGAAGACCATAGAATTGAGGAATATTATCAGAGTTCTAGAAGACctaaaag GTatgaaagaagtcatactggAGGGAAAACATCTAAATATACTCTATGTCTTAAAGACTTTGCAAATGATAGTCATCTTCAAAGGCTTGAAAGAATTCAGACTGGaaagaaaccctataaatgtaatcaatgtggtaaagcatttgcaCATCACGGTAGTTTCCGAgtccataaaagaacacatacaggagagaaaccgtataaatgtaatcagtgtggtaaatcCTTTGCATGCCCCAGTAATCAACGAttacatgaaagaacacatactggagacaaaccctatgaatgtgatcaatgtgataaagcctttgcACGTTCTTCTAATctccatatacataaaagaacacatactgcagagaagccctatgaatgtaatcaatgtggcaAAGCCTTTGCACGTCAGAGTCATCTTCAGAGCCATGAAAggacccatactggagagaaaccctacgaaTGTAaccagtgtggtaaagcctttacacGTCACTTTACTCTTCAAATACATAAaggaacacatactggagagaaaccctatgaatgtaatctgtGTGGTAAATCCTTTGCTTGTCACCGTACTCTCAaattgcataaaagaacacatactggagagaaaccttatgaatgtaaccAATGTGGTAAAGTCTTTACATATCGCTGTAatcttcatatgcataaaaaaatacatactggagagaaaccctatgaatgtcaTCAGTGTGGTAAAACCTTTACACATCACAATAAACttcaaagtcataaaagaacacatactggagagaaaccctatgaatgtaatcaatgtggcaAAACCTTTGCATATCATAGTGCACTCCAagtacataaaagaatacatactggagagaaaccatatgagTGTAGTCAATGTGGTAACACCTTTGCACATTACAGTACTTTTATAAGACATGAAAgtatacatactggagagaagccctataaatgtaatcaatgtggtaaagcctttgcacgtaAGAGTCATCTTCAAAACCATGAAAggacccatactggagagaaaccctatgaatgtaattaG